A region from the Coffea eugenioides isolate CCC68of chromosome 9, Ceug_1.0, whole genome shotgun sequence genome encodes:
- the LOC113782579 gene encoding uncharacterized protein LOC113782579, whose translation MPRSNPIPPICGCGLSTIVKTSWTPRNPGRRYAECPLAQGCKYWKWIDEEMCPRSVEIMPGLLWRINQMEKQLKNAKESAQKWECKAAKLQTKVRRLEIMVQRYASRERKFAATLAITYGFVLVGFAVGWLEI comes from the exons ATGCCAAGATCAAATCCAATACCTCCAATATGTGGTTGCGGATTGAGTACCATTGTGAAAACGTCATGGACTCCACGGAATCCAGGTCGAAGATATGCGGAATGCCCGCTTGCTCAG GGATGCAAGTATTGGAAATGGATAGATGAAGAAATGTGTCCGCGTTCAGTGGAGATTATGCCTGGGTTGCTTTGGCGAATCAATCAAATGGAGAAACAACTCAAAAATGCCAAAGAGTCTGCACAAAAGTGGGAGTGCAAAGCAGCAAAATTGCAGACAAAGGTTCGAAGGTTGGAAATTATGGTGCAACGATATGCATCAAGGGAAAGGAAGTTTGCTGCAACTCTTGCAATCACCTACGGCTTTGTGTTAGTAGGATTTGCAGTCGGGTGGTTGGAAATTTAG
- the LOC113783737 gene encoding BOI-related E3 ubiquitin-protein ligase 1-like produces MAIQAQMYTENLGFPLGGSQDLLVDNGCGVHKFCLNPPPQQQQQHHHHHQQQQPGQLPNMQLQPLHNRPQDFYLNSRLLRARDQSMASFSPNVASQIVKQNKEINQLISLQSERLRLALQEQRKQQITLLLKNYESKAQFLLQQKDEEIAKEIKRTIELEDLLTRMETENQTWQRVAKENEAMIMSLNNAIEQLRKGSGGGGACHSGAHGVEDAESCCEIVMSSGHPAGQEQRGEPDVQVNEVGMMKCKICSIRNSCVILLPCRHLCSCNSCVAFIESCPVCNVVKKASIEVRL; encoded by the exons ATGGCAATTCAAGCACAAATGTATACAGAGAATCTTGGGTTTCCTTTGGGCGGTTCACAGGATCTTTTGGTAGATAATGGTTGTGGAGTCCATAAGTTTTGTCTCAATCCGCCGccgcagcagcagcagcaacaccaccaccaccaccaacaACAACAACCGGGACAACTCCCCAATATGCAATTGCAACCGTTACATAATAGGCCACAAGATTTCTACTTAAACAGCAGATTATTACGTGCACGAGATCAATCAATGGCGTCGTTTTCTCCGAATGTGGCTTCGCAGATTGTGAAgcaaaacaaggagattaatcAGTTAATCAGTTTACAG AGTGAAAGATTAAGATTGGCGTTGCAAGAACAGAGGAAACAGCAAATCACTTTGCTTCTGAAGAACTACGAATCAAAGGCACAATTTTTACTGCAACAAAAAGATGAAGAAATTGCCAAGGAAATAAAGAGGACGATAGAACTCGAAGATTTGCTGACAAGGATGGAGACTGAAAATCAGACATGGCAAAGGGTGGCCAAAGAAAACGAAGCAATGATTATGTCTCTGAACAATGCCATCGAGCAACTCAGGAAGggtagtggtggtggtggtgcttGTCATTCCGGTGCTCATGGGGTCGAAGATGCAGAGTCTTGCTGTGAAATTGTGATGAGCTCTGGTCATCCGGCAGGACAGGAGCAAAGAGGAGAACCGGACGTTCAAGTCAATGAGGTGGGGATGatgaagtgcaaaatctgcAGCATTCGAAATTCATGCGTTATACTGCTGCCTTGCCGACACCTTTGTTCGTGCAATTCTTGCGTAGCCTTTATTGAATCATGCCCCGTGTGTAATGTGGTTAAAAAAGCTAGCATAGAGGTCCGCCTTTGA